The Colletotrichum higginsianum IMI 349063 chromosome 2, whole genome shotgun sequence genome has a segment encoding these proteins:
- a CDS encoding Vacuolar calcium ion transporter encodes MEREHANYAELAGGDDDRTTVTDENEQEDDDEDDQDTPSHTNGAGSGRFSHTYTQILASCQCFFSLRMLGTRTGHPSSSGAAGLDPITLVADAASASASASASASASASASATSLDPRPLLLLLPLLPHDTLLSWAQRATSQATMFSSWLNSLLFFVPIGLWAFLTDKPPLVVFATNGVAIVPLSSLLTGATEMIAEDAGDTVGALLNITLGNLVELILLVALKHKQVHVVQASILGSMLVNLLPILGTALCVNGLRQEDPVLNVAETQLLSCLLLVSVFVLLVPVSTIQPPLHPSKASSAHWCKAAFNSTFDGAEGASAAMLRMSRASAIVVLLIYVLYFVHELRTHTTPSSYDPPMSDIERCPPAFQRTISLDPPALSSRTIRFVDEESRRQNRAAAGNGAAQIELGNIDASTSNLASDDDDDETSEALRRGRKAQKLSSCSSRSSSCDDEAVCSRNHSLSRSRSVTASARGRRSRDHSTVSIDRHSLLMPPGLAGLRILRSGGTSLGNSDIERATPRRSNGEKALSVLVLMISSALMSMCAEFLVGTIDEVTHQGHLSESFIGLIILPVVGNVAEFVTVVTVAHRDKIDLAVAVAVGSSVQIALCVAPLTIIAAWIMRRGLSLSFSLFEATALVGAAVVVIFFFLSDGSSVLRMSRFKGALMCACYIIVG; translated from the exons ATGGAAAGGGAGCATGCAAACTACGCGGAGCTTGCTGGTGGAGACGACGATCGGACCACAGTGACGGACGAGAACGAacaagaagacgacgatgaggacgaccAAGACACACCCTCCCACACCAACGGGGCTGGTTCAGGTCGCTTCTCCCACACTTACACGCAAA TCCTTGCGTCGTGTCAATGCTTCTTCTCCCTTCGGATGCTTGGGACCAGAACAGGACACCCGAGCTCCTCCGGcgctgccggcctcgaccctATCACCCTCGTCGCAGACgccgcttctgcttctgcttctgcttctgcttctgcttctgcttctgcttctgcttctgccaCGAGTCTCGACCCTCGACCtttgctactgctgctgccgctgctgccacACGACACACTACTATCATGGGCCCAGAGAGCCACCTCCCAGGCGACCATGTTCTCCTCCTGGCTGAAtagcctcctcttcttcgtccccaTCGGCCTCTGGGCCTTCCTGACCGACAAGCCgcccctcgtcgtcttcgcgaccaacggcgtcgccatcgtgCCGCTGTCGTCGCTGCTCACCGGCGCCACCGAGATGAttgccgaggacgccggcgacacGGTCGGGGCGCTGCTGAACATCACGCTGGGTAACCTCGTGGAGCTTATCCTGTT AGTTGCGCTCAAGCACAAGCAGGTCCACGTCGTCCAGGCCTCGATCCTCGGCTCGATGCTCGTCAACCTGCTCCCGATCCTCGGCACCGCTCTTTGCGTCAACGGCCTGAGACAGGAAGATCCGGTGCTGAACGTCGCAGAGACGCAGCTCCTCAGCTGCCTCCTACTGGTATCCGTCTTCGTGCTTCTGGTCCCGGTGAGTACGATCCAACCTCCTTTACACCCTTCGAAAGCAAGCTCGGCTCACTGGTGCAAGGCCGCCTTCAATTCCACATTCGACGGGGCCGAAGGGGCGAGTGCCGCGATGCTGCGAATGAGCAGAGCGTCAGCCATCGTGGTTCTCCTCATCTACGTCCTCTACTTCGTCCATGAGCTGAGGACTCACACCACGCCGAGCTCGTATGATCCCCCAATGTCCGACATCGAGCGATGTCCTCCGGCATTCCAGCGGACCATCTCGCTGGACCCTCCCGCTCTTTCATCCCGCACCATTCGCTTCGTGGACGAGGAGAGTCGGCGACAGAATCGAGCTGCAGCAGGCAACGGCGCGGCCCAGATCGAGCTCGGGAACATTGACGCCTCGACCTCCAACCTCGCCtctgacgatgacgacgacgagactTCCGAGGCcttgcgacgaggtcgtaAGGCTCAGAAGCtgagcagctgcagcagcagatcGAGCTCGTGTGATGATGAAGCGGTGTGCTCCCGCAACCACTCCCTTTCTCGGTCTCGATCAGTCACCGCTTCCGCACGAggccgccgcagccgggACCACTCAACTGTGAGCATCGACCGCCATAGCCTGTTGATGCCGCCGGGTCTGGCGGGTCTGCGGATCTTGCGGAGCGGCGGAACAAGCCTCGGCAACTCCGACATCGAACGCGCAACCCCCCGTCGATCGAACGGCGAAAAGgccctctccgtcctcgTGCTCATGATCAGCTCGGCCCTGATGTCCATGTGCGCCGAGTTCCTCGTCGGCACCATCGACGAGGTCACGCACCAGGGCCACCTGTCCGAGTCCTTCATcggcctcatcatcctccccGTTGTCGGCAACGTCGCCGAAttcgtcaccgtcgtcaccgtcgcccaCAGGGACAAgatcgacctcgccgtcgccgtcgccgtcggctcgTCCGTCCAGATCGCCCTCTGCGTCGCGCCCCTGACCATCATCGCGGCGTGGATCATGAGGCGGGGGCTGTCCCTCAGTTTCAGCCTGTTCGAGGCCACCGCGTTGGTTGgcgcggccgtcgtcgtcatcttcttcttcctcagcGACGGAAGTAGTGTGTTGCGGATGAGTCGCTTCAAGGGGGCCCTGATGTGCGCATGCTATATCATCGTCGGGTGA
- a CDS encoding Zinc-containing alcohol — translation MATTQQVFRLSQRTSIRDLETRDEPIPEPSSNEVLIHIRSVALNFRDYAVATGKYPFPVKDDVVPCSDLSGDVVKVGSHVDDFAPGDRVISAFDISTLYGAVKDWNHSLGGKLDGALRQYIALPSAALVKIPAEARLSYSQLAALVCTGSTAWNSLYGNVALKPGQTVLFLGTGGVSVTGLILAKAAGATTIITSSSDSKLKHVQETYGADFVINYKTTPDWSQEVLKITKGQGADFIFENGGAGTIAQSINAVAYGGSIAVIGFLSSCSQDQMPDVAALALSKGAVVRGIMVGSKQHLEEVSRYVVARGLKVPVEKEFGPGRDEIIAAFDYLANGTHVGKVCVRMS, via the exons ATGGCCACCACCCAGCAAGTTTTCAGGCTGTCACAGCGAACCTCTATTCGAGACCTTGAGACCAGGGACGAGCCGATCCCTGAGCCCTCCTCGAACGAAGTCTTGATCCACATCCGTAGCGTCGCTCTCAACTTCCGCGACTATGCCGTCGCGACCGGGAAGTACCCTTTCCCCGTCAAGGACGATGTCGTCCCGTGTTCGGACCTCTCCGGCGACGttgtcaaagtcggcagccACGTCGATGACTTCGCCCCGGGCGACAGGGTCATCTCGGCCTTCGACATCAGCACCCTCTACGGTGCCGTGAAGGACTGGAACCATAGCCTAGGCGGGAAACTCGACGGCGCTCTTCGGCAGTACATCGCGCTTCCCAGCGCCGCGCTAGTCAAGATaccggccgaggcgaggcTCAGCTACTCTCAGCTGGCCGCCCTTGTCTGTACCGGAAGCACGGCTTGGAACTCTCTCTATGGAAATGTCGCCCTGAAGCCTGGGCAGACTGTGCTCTTCCTCG GGACTGGCGGTGTTTCCGTGACGGGCCTCATTCTCGCCAAGGCAGCTGGCGCAACCACCATTATCACTTCGTCATCCGACTCGAAGCTCAAGCACGTCCAAGAGACGTACGGCGCCGACTTCGTCATCAACTACAAGACCACGCCCGACTGGTCCCAAGAGGTTCTGAAGATCACAAAGGGCCAGGGAGCGGATTTCATCttcgagaacggcggcgccgggacCATCGCCCAGAGCATCAACGCCGTGGCGTACGGCGGCTCCATCGCCGTTATCggcttcttgtcgtcctgcTCCCAGGACCAGATGCCCGACGTCGCAGCGCTCGCTCTGTCCAAGGGGGCGGTGGTTCGTGGAATCATGGTCGGCTCGAAGCAACACCTGGAGGAAGTCTCTCGCTATGTCGTGGCTCGGGGTTTGAAGGTCCCTGTGGAGAAGGAATTCGGTCCGGGACGAGACGAGATCATTGCTGCCTTTGATTACCTGGCCAACGGTACTCATGTCGGCAAGGTGTGCGTTCGTATGTCTTGA
- a CDS encoding AmdA translates to MNVQLADLSDRDLLARHQRISHAEEVVHPPDHPQGLDAGDVADPTTTIETPGSTEQVPGVHLQQNSASVSSASQQTAEIRWHGVRDRMQLQTSQDNVLHELGDPVFASQDDNTTAAFAEPFQDSFTQDLFASMDGVEFDFPWDDTRILSSFLPNVPFEGLQDEEANPLAGPRTRHWEDLPNTPTQPEPLGTGSGSELASRLPSMEPERPEVMPLRVAPKHDQDRGSQQPQEQRQVHSVRPWKISPEDYTRILGTFAGIRAALPPSFSLPSKYTLSRCLEGYFRGFAIHLPFLHAVTFSAASTAPELLLALSAIGALYRFEPALAYGLYDVAQSLITWHMRQRTRPTLDRLTNDQQQQKPATPRSSTGFAVLPSSTPDVSEINTDCGALQMLQAMIVLMAMASWGDQDLTRDALSMSSQVAMLVRELKICDPETPPAPNQSWEEGLRHEKRRRTLFAAFSLLNLQSVAFNVPPLLLNQEIAINLPGCASSWQAPTAAEWSTLRDTHMPPRPFQEKLNELLAGGRIHHEAALSSFGNYALIHGLLQQVLLARQASASFVDADGSLCDTFVETMHRAFHAWQESWEATYESTTDPSSPKGPLGFNATAILRLAYIRLHANSGPGRQLLLTQERTAEALCAERVIRAEDRSSRLDQAVLQCIHALSIPVRVGVSFVARTQTMNWSVEHAVSNLECAVFLAQWLLVVSECVEASGLDTMRLDERRLVNTARSLVRETELRGRLDEKGQSHAVQVRNLAGLTVQLWAQVFSGHHVFDTVRLVSSQLSRLASTLQSQ, encoded by the coding sequence ATGAACGTCCAGTTAGCTGATTTGTCTGATAGAGATCTTCTAGCTAGGCATCAGCGCATCAGTCACGCCGAAGAAGTGGTTCATCCTCCTGACCATCCTCAAGGTCTCGATGCAGGTGATGTAGCGGATCCGACAACAACAATCGAAACACCGGGAAGCACAGAACAAGTTCCAGGGGTCCATTTGCAGCAGAATTCTGCTTCTGTCTCATCAGCGTCGCAGCAAACTGCTGAAATACGTTGGCACGGCGTTCGTGACAGGATGCAGTTACAAACGTCTCAAGACAACGTCCTCCACGAACTGGGCGACCCGGTTTTCGCTTCGCAGGATGACAATACCACGGCGGCATTTGCGGAACCATTCCAGGATTCCTTCACACAGGACCTGTTCGCCAGTatggacggcgtcgagttTGACTTTCCATGGGACGACACTCGGATATTGAGCTCCTTTTTGCCCAACGTGCCGTTCGAAGGCCtccaggacgaggaggctAACCCGCTAGCCGGTCCAAGAACGCGGCATTGGGAGGATTTACCAAACACCCCAACCCAGCCGGAACCGCTAGGAACCGGATCAGGGTCGGAACTTGCGTCGAGGTTGCCCTCAATGGAGCCCGAGAGACCCGAAGTCATGCCTCTGCGCGTTGCCCCAAAACACGACCAAGACCGCGGGTCACAACAACCCCAAGAACAGAGACAGGTTCACTCAGTCCGGCCGTGGAAGATTTCTCCTGAAGACTACACCCGAATACTGGGAACCTTTGCCGGAATCCGCGCCGCATTAcccccttctttctctcttccgtCCAAGTACACGCTGTCTCGCTGTCTTGAAGGCTACTTCCGCGGGTTCGCCATCCATCTGCCTTTCCTACACGCCGTCACTTTCTCCGCCGCGTCCACCGCCCCggagcttctcctcgctcTGTCCGCCATCGGCGCCTTGTATCGATTTGAGCCTGCCCTGGCGTATGGGCTCTACGATGTCGCACAGTCTCTGATTACCTGGCACATGAGGCAACGGACCCGTCCCACCCTGGATCGACTGACCAACGACCAGCAACAACAAAAGCCCGCCACACCAAGGTCGTCTACGGGGTTCGCTGTCTTGCCCAGCTCGACTCCGGACGTATCTGAGATAAACACAGATTGCGGTGCTCTCCAGATGCTGCAAGCCATGATCGTACTCATGGCGATGGCATCGTGGGGCGATCAGGACCTTACACGAGACGCCCTCTCCATGTCCAGCCAGGTCGCCATGCTGGTCCGCGAGTTGAAGATATGTGACCCCGAAACACCTCCGGCCCCAAACCAGTCATGGGAAGAGGGCCTACGACACGAGAAGCGTCGCAGGACACTCTTCGCTGCCTTCAGTCTCCTCAATCTGCAGTCCGTCGCCTTCAAcgtgccgccgctgctgttgaACCAGGAGATCGCCATCAACCTCCCGGGCTGCGCGTCGAGCTGGCAAGCGCCCACAGCAGCCGAGTGGTCCACGTTGCGGGACACGCACatgccgccgcggccgttCCAGGAAAAGCTCAACGAGCTGCTCGCGGGAGGGCGCATCCACCACGAAGCCGCTCTCTCGTCTTTCGGAAACTACGCCCTCATACACGGTCTCCTGCAGCAGGTCTTGTTGGCCAGACAGGCGTCCGCATCCTTCGTCGATGCGGACGGCTCCTTGTGCGATACCTTTGTCGAGACCATGCATCGTGCGTTCCACGCTTGGCAGGAATCCTGGGAGGCGACGTACGAGTCCACGACGGATCCCTCGTCCCCCAAGGGGCCTTTGGGATTCAACGCAACCGCCATCCTTCGCTTGGCCTACATACGACTGCACGCCAACTCTGGCCCCGGCCGACAGCTGCTCCTTACGCAAGAGAGAACGGCAGAGGCCTTGTGTGCGGAGCGCGTCATCAGGGCCGAGGACAGGTCGAGTCGCCTGGACCAAGCCGTCCTGCAGTGCATCCACGCCCTAAGCATACCCGTCAGGGTCGGCGTCTCGTTTGTGGCGCGCACCCAGACGATGAACTGGAGCGTCGAGCACGCCGTGAGCAACCTGGAATGCGCCGTCTTTCTGGCCCAGTGGCTTCTCGTCGTGTCCGAGTGCGTCGAGGCGTCCGGCCTCGACACGATGCGGCTCGATGAGCGCAGGCTGGTAAATACGGCCAGGAGCTTGGTGCGGGAAACGGAACTTCGGGGCCGTTTGGACGAGAAAGGCCAGAGCCATGCCGTTCAGGTCAGAAACCTGGCCGGCTTGACAGTGCAGTTGTGGGCGCAGGTATTCAGTGGCCACCACGTGTTCGACACCGTCCGACTGGTTAGTAGTCAGTTGTCACGATTAGCCAGCACTCTACAGAGTCAGTAG
- a CDS encoding Tyrosinase central domain protein produces MHALTLGLLAIQAASAVLGNPVPQANDGAAAAAAEGIEKLAALAQSAYEKSEQMISSGEIQKRGSSCSLGNIKIRREWGSLRREEKLDYVKAVQCLQSKPARSPSDIVPGAKNRFDDFVATHINQTFTIHFTGTFLSWHRYYTWLYEEALREECGYKGTQPYWDWAKTAVTGVDNSPIFDGSETSMSGNGEFIPDQGDIILTNPDGSEAARLPSGTGGGCVTTGPFKNMSVNLGPLALSLPGGGTEMNPDGLFAYNPRCLKRDLTTAINRMYSNASAVLHNILVPQDVGKFQLEMQGDPETGTMGMGIHGGGHFTLGGDPGRDFFVSPSDPAFYLHHANIDRVWWMWQMLSPNDRQFSEDAVMGTNTFLNQPPSANTTLDDILEYGYAAGPPMKIRDTMSTFAGPFCYLYL; encoded by the exons ATGCACGCTCTGacccttggccttctcgccATCCAGGCGGCTTCCGCTGTTCTGGGCAACCCCGTTCCTCAGGCCAACGatggggccgccgccgccgcagccgagGGCATCGAGAAGCTTGCTGCCCTCGCCCAGTCCGCCTACGAGAAGTCGGAGCAGATGATCAGCAGCGGAGAGATCCAGAAGCGCGGAAGTTCTTGTTCACTGGGCAACATCAAGATCCGCAGGGAATG GGGGTCCCTTCGTAGAGAGGAGAAGCTTGACTACGTCAAGGCAGTGCAGTGCCTCCAGTCCAAGCCCGCGCGCTCCCCCTCCGACATAGTTCCCGGGGCCAAGAACCGGTTCGACGACTTTGTCGCCACGCACATCAACCAGACCTTCACCATCCACTTTACCGGGACTTTCTTGTCATGGCACCGATATTACACCTGGCTGTATGAAGAGGCACTCCGAGAGGAGTGCGGCTACAAGGGCACCCAGCCA TACTGGGATTGGGCCAAGaccgccgtcaccggcgtCGATAACTCGCCAATCTTCGACGGCAGCGAGACGTCCATGTCTGGAAACGGAGAGTTCATCCCCGACCAAGGCGACATCATTCTCACCAACCCGGACGGCTCCGAAGCCGCTCGTCTGCCctccggcaccggcggcggaTGTGTCACCACGGGCCCTTTCAAGAACATGTCTGTCAACCTCGGGCCtctcgccctctctctcccgggcggcggcaccgagaTGAACCCGGACGGGCTCTTCGCGTACAACCCTCGCTGCCTCAAGCGTGACCTGACCACCGCCATCAACCGCATGTACTCCAACGCCTCGGCGGTGCTTCACAACATCCTCGTGCCTCAGGACGTCGGCAAGTTCCAGCTCGAGATGCAGGGTGACCCCGAGACCGGGACCATGGGGATGGGTATCCACGGAGGCGGCCACTTT ACTCTGGGCGGCGATCCCGGCCGCGATTTCTTCGTGTCGCCCTCGGACCCTGCGTTCTATCTCCACCACGCGAACATCGACCGGGTCTGGTGGATGTGGCAGATGTTGTCCCCTAACGACCGTCAGTTTTCCGAGGATGCCGTCATGGGGACCAACACGTTCCTGAACCAGCCCCCCAGCGCCAACACGACTCTGGACGACATTCTCGAGTACGGGTATGCTGCCGGACCTCCTATGAAGATCCGCGATACTATGAGCACTTTCGCCGGGCCTTTCTGCTATCTGTATTTGTAA
- a CDS encoding Integral membrane family protein, producing the protein MEFISNPDDDERPTVLAATLTVTCVAILIVVARLWVRLGIIHSFGLDDGFMTFATAISIAGQAVLITQVRHGVGRHTGDIDFSNDYPTAMKMSFVSQPLYLATICLVKLAVGSSLLRIASKKLYKNLIIGVMALMTVYTIACIFVGTPILLQCTDVRIFWDFNVRATCWDVATIKGLSYANSSVNILTDLLFGVAIPAPMLWSLKVPSRVRMSLLIVLGLGVFACAAACVKVYYVVMSYGRAFDPTWDSRHIQMWTVIEANVGIIAGSLPTLRPLFKGFLGSVYGKGSKAPTGANYYGRGTLRSGSNWQTLSNTKWPVNTSEAGSERALRSLRDQQGEEYELGAHAGEPARTTTVMAGTNVDDSDESVDKVMLPSRLSDGGGIKKTTVTTIMYSGPQ; encoded by the exons ATGGAATTCATTTCCAACCCTGATGATGACGAGCGTCCCACGGTGCTGGCGGCAACGCTGACAGTGACATGCGTGGCCATTCTCATAGTAGTTGCTCGTCTTTGGGTACGACTTGGTATTATTCACAGCTTCGGCCTGGAT GACGGCTTCATGACGTTTGCAACGGCGATATCTATTGCTGGCCAAGCCGTTCTGATCACACAGGTCCGCCACGGAGTCGGTCGCCATACCGGCGACATTGACTTCTCGAACGATTACCCAACGGCCATGAAGATGTCCTTCGTTTCTCAGCCGTTGTACTTGGCCACCATATGCCTGGTCAAACTCGCTGTCGGCTCATCCCTGCTCCGCATTGCCTCAAAAAAGCTGTACAAGAACCTGATCATCGGGGTCATGGCGCTCATGACGGTGTACACCATTGCGTGCATCTTTGTCGGTACTCCCATCC TACTTCAGTGCACCGACGTCCGAATCTTTTGGGACTTCAACGTCCGCGCAACATGCTGGGATGTCGCCACGATCAAAGGGCTCTCCTACGCCAATTCATCGGTGAACATCCTGACCGATCTTCTCTTTGGCGTCGCGATCCCCGCGCCGATGCTATGGAGCCTCAAAGTCCCAAGCCGAGTCCGAATGTCGCTGCTGATCGTTCTCGGTCTGGGCGTGTTCGCCTGCGCGGCGGCCTGCGTCAAAGTCTACTACGTCGTCATGAGCTACGGCAGAGCGTTTGATCCCACCTGGGACTCTAGACACATTCAGATGTGGACCGTCATCGAGGCAAACGTCGGTATCATTGCCGGAAGCCTGCCCACGCTGCGGCCTCTGTTCAAGGGCTTCCTCGGGAGCGTGTACGGAAAGGGGTCCAAAGCACCGACCGGGGCCAACTACTACGGGCGTGGTACGCTTCGGAGCGGAAGCAACTGGCAGACGTTGTCCAACACGAAGTGGCCGGTCAACACAAGCGAAGCCGGGAGCGAGAGAGCACTCAGGTCTCTCAGGGACCAACAGGGGGAAGAGTACGAGCTGGGAGCTCACGCCGGCGAACCCGCGAGAACCACAACCGTCATGGCGGGAACCAACGTCGACGATAGCGACGAGAGTGTTGATAAGGTCATGCTTCCTAGCAGGTTGTCCGATGGAGGTGGTATCAAGAAGACGACCGTGACCACAATAATGTACTCGGGGCCTCAGTAG
- a CDS encoding NAD-dependent alcohol dehydrogenase, translated as MLAYQYESPAIGLQLRHLPIPEPGPDCVQIRVKAAGLCHSDCHLIKGHDAALVKRPITLGHEVSGIVTKAGANVAEYRPGDRVAVSLLAHPLDLEDRSWAMAIGLGFDGGYAEYTVAPASRIVRIPDGVAFSEAAIATDAMATAYHAVMIEAGVHSGTTVGIIGIGGLGMHGLGFASLSGANVYGVDIVESKFAQARRLGARGCFTSLEDAGGDVVFDVMVDFVGAQETTSSALKRVKQGGKVVVVGLAAGELTISSTDLIERSISLVGSFGASESDLNNVLGLLARKEIEPQLEEIHFASIPAGLDTLDKGGVQGRLWADPSKLERGGSSE; from the coding sequence ATGTTGGCATACCAGTACGAATCTCCAGCGATTGGCCTACAGCTCCGCCATCTCCCGATACCCGAGCCCGGTCCCGATTGCGTCCAGATCCGCGTCAAGGCAGCAGGGTTATGCCACTCGGACTGCCACCTCATCAAAGGACACGACGCCGCGCTCGTCAAGAGACCCATCACTCTGGGCCATGAAGTATCGGGTATCGTCaccaaggccggcgccaacgTGGCGGAGTACCGGCCCGGCGACCGCGTTGCCGTATCGCTCCTCGCTCACCCTCTCGACCTGGAAGACCGGAGTTGGGCGATGGCCATCGGACTCGGATTCGACGGCGGTTACGCTGAGTATACGGTCGCACCAGCGAGTCGAATCGTCCGGATCCCTGACGGCGTCGCCTTCtccgaggccgccatcgcaACGGAcgccatggcgacggcgtACCATGCCGTCATGATCGAAGCTGGCGTGCATTCGGGGACGACGGTTGGgatcatcggcatcggcggtcTCGGAATGCACGGTCTCGGCTTTGCGTCGCTCAGCGGCGCCAACGTGTACGGTGTCGACATTGTCGAATCCAAGTTCGCGCAGGCCAGACGGCTCGGCGCTCGGGGGTGTTTCACGAGCCTCGAAGACGCCGGGGGGGACGTGGTCTTTGACGTTATGGTCGACTTTGTCGGCGCGCAGGAGACCACAAGCTCGGCGCTCAAGCGCGTCAAGCAGGGAggcaaggtcgtcgtcgtcgggctggcggcgggggaACTAACCATCTCGAGCACCGACCTGATCGAACGCAGCATCAGCCTGGTCGGGTCGTTTGGCGCCAGCGAGTCGGATCTGAACAACGTCCTGGGGCTGCTGGCTAGGAAGGAAATCGAGCCGCAGCTAGAAGAGATTCATTTCGCAAGTATCCCGGCCGGGCTCGATACCTTGGACAAGGGAGGAGTTCAAGGACGGCTCTGGGCGGACCCGAGCAAGCTCGAAAGAGGAGGCTCTAGTGAGTAG
- a CDS encoding GMP synthase: protein MQDSQKYPAPNSPTVRMMVLETDEPHPDTHVTRGSFGEILHSHFQHAGAEHDPPLGIDTDQVFVVEDKGGNVPKVEDFDGYQGVLITGSMYDAHGDNPWILKLLGVLKELWERRPDLHLSGVCFGHQLLNRMLGADVAPAPSRDWELGHCQIDLSPVGKRLFRTDDDHIFLHQMHADQVVAPPTHESSKGLLKPGMKVDVWGHSEHTWVQGTYIKGRLFTTQAHLAFDEDMVKRQIQMRVESGGIKDLEHADQASETANLDHDGDLVAAAILRFFHGDDDEIE, encoded by the exons ATGCAGGACAGCCAGAAATACCCCGCCCCCAACTCGCCAACGGTGCGCATGATGGTGCTGGAAACGGACGAGCCTCACCCCGACACCCACGTCACCAGGGGCAGCTTCGGCGAGATCCTGCACTCCCACTTCCAacacgccggcgccgagcatgATCCGCCGCTGGGAATCGACACCGACCaggtcttcgtcgtcgaggacaaggGCGGCAACGTCCCCAAGGTTGAGGACTTTGACGGCTACCAGGGCGTCCTGATCACCGGGAGCATGTACGACGCGCACGGCGACAACCCCTGGATCCTCAAGCTTCTCGGCGTTCTCAAAG AACTATGGGAGCGTCGTCCCGATCTCCATCTCAGCGGCGTGTGCTTCGGTCACCAGCTGCTCAACCGcatgctcggcgccgacgtcgcgcCCGCCCCCTCGCGGGACTGGGAACTCGGCCACTGCCAGATCGACCTCTCACCCGTCGGCAAGCGGCTCTTCcgcaccgacgacgaccacatCTTCCTGCACCAGATGCACGCGGACCAAGTcgtcgcgccgccgacgcacGAGAGCTCCAAGGGCCTGCTCAAGCCCGGCATGAAGGTGGACGTCTGGGGCCACAGCGAGCACACCTGGGTGCAGGGCACCTACATCAAGGGGAGGCTCTTCACGACGCAGGCGCACCTGGccttcgacgaggacatggtCAAGAGGCAGATCCAGATGAGGGTCGAAAGCGGGGGCATCAAGGACCTGGAGCACGCCGACCAGGCGTCCGAAACGGCGAACCTGGACCACGACGGAGACCTGGTGGCCGCGGCCATCTTGAGGTTCTtccacggcgacgacgacgaaatTGAATAG